Genomic DNA from Luteolibacter sp. Y139:
CGGCCTTATTACTTTCGAAATGGGAGCCATGGCGATTGCCGTGGCTCCTTTTTTGTGTGGTCCGTTGAACCTATGAGAGCGCTTCGATGAGGCGCTTGCGGTCGACGCGGACGCACCAGTTGCGGATGCTGGTGACGGTGCCGGATTGATCGTCATAGGCGCGTTCGACCTTGGCCTGCACGACGGTCTGGGCGTGCTGGATCATGGTGGGGAGGCGGTCTTCGGGGAAGGCCATGACGAGCTGGAGGCCGAAGTTGCGGGCGAGGGCGAGACAGGCGTCGATGCGGTCGCCGGAGAGCTTCGAGAAGGCTTCGTCCATGACGACGAGGCCGAGGTTGCGGCGATGGTCCTTCTTGCCGAGATCATAGACGCGCTGGAAGGCGGCGAGCATGGCGACGAAGAAGGGTGCCTGGTTTTCACCACCGCTTTGTTTCTTTGCGCTCTTGTTGAGAGAGATGGCCGAGCCTTCGCCTTTGCCGGCGGGAGTGGCCTGGATGTCCCAGTGGTGATAGTAGCGGTAGTCGAGCGCCTTCTGGTGGCGCGGGTCTTCGGTGTTTTCGATGGCGAGCATGAGGGCCTGCTTGGCCTTTTCGATGTCTTCCTTGCCGCCGGCGGCGAAGAGTTCCAGCGAGGGATTGAGGCCCTTGTCGACGAGGGTCCAGATGGCGCTGTGGGTGCGATCGGCGCGCATCGAAAGCTGGTAGCGCATGCCGCCGATGACGTGGTCCATGGCCTTGTTCAGCTCGCGCTTGGTGCGCTCGGCTTCGTCGAGCTTCTCCTTCAGCACGTCTAACACCTGGTGTTGCAGGCGGTCTTCCCACTGCTTCTGGGCGTCTTCGGCTTCGATGCGGTAGCGCTCGAGTTCGTGTTCTTCGAGTTCGCGGCGGCGGGCGTCATAGCGGGCGTTTTCGTCGTCCGCGGCGTCGAAGAACTCGGCGGTGTCGGGATGCTTCTCGGCGAGGGCATTGCGCTCGAGGTCGCGAGTGTCGCGGGCTTTCTCCGAGCCACGGCGCTGCATGTCGGCGAACTCGCGGACGGCATCGATGCGATGCTGCCATTTCGGAAACTGCTCGCGGGCGGATTCGATCTGGGCGTCGATTTCCGCGTCGCGGATGCCGACGAGCTTTTCGCGGCTGAGGCGGCGTTCGTGAAGGGTGGCTTGCTCTTCTTCCTTGGAAGTGGCGAGGCCATCCAACTGCTCGCGCTCCTGCTGCTCGAACTTGGAGAGCGAGCCATTCAGGCGGCCGGTGCGTTCGATGACGCCTTGGAAGGTACGGTCGAGCACGCGGAGTTTTTCGACGGTGGCTTCGCGCTCGGGGGTGGCGAGAAGGCGGATGGTTTCATCGAGGCCTTGGGCTTCCTTCTTCAAGCGAGGCAGGTCGCGGAGACCGGAGGTGCCGGCTGGTGCGTCGGCTTCATCGAGCTTCCATTGCTTGCCGCGGTGGAGCCATGTCTTCCAGTCGTCGCGGGAGCGGTTGAGGTGGGAGAGTTCCTCGCGGACGCCTTCCAGTTCTTCTTCGCGCAAGGTGCGGAGGCGGCGCAGGCCTTCCTCGCCGATGGTGAATTCCTTGGATGGCGTGAGGTGAAGGCGTAGCGGTGGGTCCTTGAGCCAACCGTCCTTCGACAGCGCGCGCGGGTGCTTGTCGAGTTGCTTGGCCTTGTCCACGGCGACGAGGTCGCCGTAGAGGTGATCGAGGAATGCTCTCGCGGCTTCGTGCGAGGTGTCGAACATGGCGGCGACGCTGCCGGCCTTGGTCTTGGCGGGCTTGCCGAGTTCGGTGGTATTGACGAGTGGTTCGTCGATGTGGCCCAGGCGCTGGGCTTGATCCCATGCGGCGGTGAAGTCCTCGGCGAGGACGGCGCTGCGGTTTGGTCCGACGAGTGTCTCTAACAGCGGCCACCAGGGTTCGGCATCGGGCTTTACCTCGATCACGCGGCCGAGGGCTGCGGCTTTTTGGCCGCGCGAGCGCAGGGCATCTAGCAGGGGAGAGGAAAGGTTGCTGCCTTTCATCGCGATGTCATCGAGCTCGCGCTTGAGGCGTGATTCGCGGGTTTCCTGTTCCCTGAGCTTTTCCTCGATCGGGCGGAGGCGTTCTTCGCCGTCGCTTTCGAGGATGCGGTAGATGCGGGCCATGCGGGAGGCGGCATCGAGGGCGGGGGCTTCGTCCGCGCCTTGCATTTCCTTGATCCAGCCGGCGGCTTGCTCGGGCTCTTCGAGGCCGAGTTCCTCGGCGTGCTTGAGCCAGTTTTTCCAGTGCTGGGTCTTGTCGTGAAGGAATTGGCGGGCGGTCTTGGCGGCTTCGCGGAGCAGTTCGATTTCCTTGCCGACTTCCTCACGGCGGGTGCGGCCTTGGGCGAGGTGGGCGATCTGCGCGTCATTGCCGGCGACGAGGCGCACGGCATCGAGCTGCTGCTGGAGTTCATTGCGCTCGGCGATGGCGGCTTCGTAGTCGGCGCGCTGCTCTTCGTTCTGGCGGCGCAGTTGATCGAGCTTGGTTTGGCGGGCTTCCAGCACCTCGCGCTTTTCCTCGTGGATCAAGGCATCGCGCAAGTGGCCGAAGAGGGCGGCCTCGCGCGAGGCGGCGAGGTAGGCGGCGTGCTGGTCGCAGATGCGGACGAGGCGCTGATGCTGATCGTGCATCGTATCGAGGCGGTCCTTGGCGCGACGATGGGCATCGACGCTGGCACGGACTGCCTTCACGTCCGGGAGGCCGGGCTCTAACAGATAGTCGCGGATGAACTTCTCGAAGCTCTCGACCGGCTGGAAGGCCATCGAGTTCGGAAGGGTCTTGTTCATCTGGGTGCGGTCAAAGCCGAGGTGGCTGCGAGAGGCCATCTCTTCCAGGTAGCTTGCCTGGCGATCCCAGACGTCGCCTTCCAGATCGCGGCGGACGTGGACGCGGAATTCTTCCTCCGAGAGGAAGGCCATCGCATCGTCTAACAGCTGCGGGGCGAGGAAGTCTTCCTTTTGCAAGCGCTGCGGGATGCAGAACCAGAGCGTGCGTGGCTTGGCGGTGGGGCCTTCGTATTCGATGCGTGCGCCCCACGTCTCGCGGCGGGGTTCATCTTCGCCGGAGGCGGCGGGCCATGCGAATTCCAAAGCAGCCAAGGTCACGCCGCTGGGGCGGAGGAAGCGCTCCTGGCCGTCCTTGCCGACGGTATTGGTATCGCAGAGGCAATAGCCGCGCAGGGTGCGTCCGCTGCCGGCACCGGCGGCGGCTTTGTTGAAGCGGCTGAGCGATTCACCGAGCATCACGAACTGCAGCAGGTCGAGCAGGGCGCTCTTGCCCGAGCCATTCGCGCCGGTGATCAGGGTGAGGCCGGAGACGTCGATGAAGTCCCGGTAGCCATACCAATTGATGGCGATGATGCGACTGAGGTGAACACGCATGGCAGGGCTCAAGCGGAAGCTTCCGCGGCGGACTGGGGCTGATAGAGGGCGGCGCGGGCACTCCACGACTCGATGGAGTCGAAGGGAATGGTGCGGGCGAGGCTGGGGAGGATTTCGATCAAGGTCTCACCGGCGGGTGCATTCGGATCGGGCCGCTGGGTGCGGACGAGGCGGTGGCGCTTCATGCGGGCGAGCATGTTTTCCACGTGAGTCTTCTCGGGTGGCTCGATGTTTTCGAAGGTGGATTTGAATCGCTGCCACAGGTCATCCACGGTGATGAT
This window encodes:
- a CDS encoding SbcC/MukB-like Walker B domain-containing protein codes for the protein MRVHLSRIIAINWYGYRDFIDVSGLTLITGANGSGKSALLDLLQFVMLGESLSRFNKAAAGAGSGRTLRGYCLCDTNTVGKDGQERFLRPSGVTLAALEFAWPAASGEDEPRRETWGARIEYEGPTAKPRTLWFCIPQRLQKEDFLAPQLLDDAMAFLSEEEFRVHVRRDLEGDVWDRQASYLEEMASRSHLGFDRTQMNKTLPNSMAFQPVESFEKFIRDYLLEPGLPDVKAVRASVDAHRRAKDRLDTMHDQHQRLVRICDQHAAYLAASREAALFGHLRDALIHEEKREVLEARQTKLDQLRRQNEEQRADYEAAIAERNELQQQLDAVRLVAGNDAQIAHLAQGRTRREEVGKEIELLREAAKTARQFLHDKTQHWKNWLKHAEELGLEEPEQAAGWIKEMQGADEAPALDAASRMARIYRILESDGEERLRPIEEKLREQETRESRLKRELDDIAMKGSNLSSPLLDALRSRGQKAAALGRVIEVKPDAEPWWPLLETLVGPNRSAVLAEDFTAAWDQAQRLGHIDEPLVNTTELGKPAKTKAGSVAAMFDTSHEAARAFLDHLYGDLVAVDKAKQLDKHPRALSKDGWLKDPPLRLHLTPSKEFTIGEEGLRRLRTLREEELEGVREELSHLNRSRDDWKTWLHRGKQWKLDEADAPAGTSGLRDLPRLKKEAQGLDETIRLLATPEREATVEKLRVLDRTFQGVIERTGRLNGSLSKFEQQEREQLDGLATSKEEEQATLHERRLSREKLVGIRDAEIDAQIESAREQFPKWQHRIDAVREFADMQRRGSEKARDTRDLERNALAEKHPDTAEFFDAADDENARYDARRRELEEHELERYRIEAEDAQKQWEDRLQHQVLDVLKEKLDEAERTKRELNKAMDHVIGGMRYQLSMRADRTHSAIWTLVDKGLNPSLELFAAGGKEDIEKAKQALMLAIENTEDPRHQKALDYRYYHHWDIQATPAGKGEGSAISLNKSAKKQSGGENQAPFFVAMLAAFQRVYDLGKKDHRRNLGLVVMDEAFSKLSGDRIDACLALARNFGLQLVMAFPEDRLPTMIQHAQTVVQAKVERAYDDQSGTVTSIRNWCVRVDRKRLIEALS